Genomic window (Oncorhynchus masou masou isolate Uvic2021 chromosome 26, UVic_Omas_1.1, whole genome shotgun sequence):
CCTCTGGGGGAGTTCAGCACCTGGTACACCCCAGTGTGGACACCTAGCTCCGCGCCAGACCAGGACTACAGCATGGTGGATGTGCCGGCCAACACCCAGGCCTTCCAGAAGGTCCACAGCCTGTTCCACAAGACCCTGTCAGAGACCCGGGTGGAGATAGTCAGCCTCCACCAGATCCAGAATGTTCTCCACTGGGACAAGTTCCAAAGGTGTGGATGGGGACTCCCTCTGGCCCTCTTTGATATGTTTTCTATTCTTACGAGAATAGCCATTCATTTTCCTCATGCACTGTGTATATGACCGTCATGTGAGAATGGGATATAGGATAGGGAAAAGGTAGATAACACGGTGCAACATTACATCACACAACAGATCGATATAATTTTATTGATAAGGGTTATCCAAAGGAGATGAAGGCTTTTTATTTTCCTGCTCCATTTGACAATGAATAAATGTGATACTGATAAAAAAAAACGATTGAATTTAAGATGAATTCATACATTAGGTGGCATTGTTTGTGTTGTAGGTACAAGGAGCACATGCGGAAGCGCGGCGACATCAAGGAAGACGGGGCTCTGGAGAGGCACATGTTCCACGGGACCATTGGGGACTTCATTGAGGACATCTGCCACAACAACTTTGACCCGCGCGTATCGGGAGTCAACGGGTTCGTGTACGGCTACGGCTCCTACTTCGCCCGCGACGCCTCCTACTCCAACACATTCGCTGCGGTGTCACCTGACGCTGGGGTCCGTCACATGTTCCTGGCCAAGGTGCTGGTGGGAAAGGTGAGCGTGGGCAAGTGCAAATACCGCCGGCCGCCACCCGTCAGATCCACGAAGGAGGACTACAACCTCTGTGTGGACCAGCTGGTCAACCCCACCATCTTTGTAGTTTTTGAACGGTGCCAGTGCTACCCCTACTATCTGATCAAATACAAAGAACTGCTCGTGGTGGACGTTAATGAGTAGGTTTGCCCTGGGGGAGCTTGTGTTGCTGCCGGTGACGGTAACTGTTGTTGTTCACTGGATGTTCATTCCACACCAGACCGTAATGCAGCACCTTGCATTAAGGTGAAAGACAGCATTAAGAATAGATCAGTCAAAACTGCATCAAACAAAATGTTTGTGTATCCAGTCCAAAGGATAATGTTCAAAGCCTTCCAAAGACTTGGAATGTCTTTAGAATAGATATGTGTTTTATGAAGTTTTACAATTACCGTTTTTTACAGTAAGTTTCTACAACGTCCCATTTTAAAATGGAATTCTAAATGTAACAAACAAGTTTGATATATTTTCgaaatgttttaataatggaAACAATTGTAATTTGATAATGTAGAAAGAAGAAATTATAAGTTCTAGATGTTGCTTTCAAAAAGGTTCTTAAACTGTAAAGTCGTTATGTTATTGACAATAAATGGGTTTACTGAATACATCAGGGGCAGTCGGTTCAGTTTATGATTACGGAGGACGATTTTTTTATGAGCATgttcttatttctattacagaatattggatgactgtcattcatattccattcacccagtttaatgtaacatcgataggtttaggctatacTAACTGATAGCTGATACTAACgttttccctgtacccatcatgaggttgctacaacctagcctacaaaTTAAAGCAAAAATAAATTGCTAAAAGGCAACAAATtagaagttttggaatggcctagtcaaagtccagacctaatcacAACTGAGATGTTGAGGCAGGACATGAAACGAGCAGTACATGCTTGAAACCCCACAAATGTCACTGAGTTACAGCAGTTCTGCATGTAAGAGTCAACCAAAATTCCTCCAGtgacgtgagagactgatcaacaactacaggaagcgtttggttggagtcatggcAGCTAACTGGCACAACCAGTAATTGAGTTTAAGGGGGCACTTACTTTTTCCCACAGGGGCATTTgatgttgcataactttgtttatgaaataaatTAGACAAGTATGTaattgtgttatttgttcactcaggttccctttatctaatattaggttttggttgaagatctgataacatttagtatcaaaaatatgcaaaagtagagaaaatcagaaagggggcaaataatttttcacagcactgtaggTGATAATAAATGTATTTTACTGAATACATTAATTACTTAAGCGTACAGGGGGAGTCTTGTGCACTTAACAATATCTTAATTTATTCTATTTACAGTCATATTTCTGAAATTCAATCCCCCCAAAAATTGTCAGAAAGGTATGAACGGAATGCAATTCCCCATAAGTATCTTGTAGTAAAACTGTATATTTCTCTTTTATATATTTTGTACAAACAAACCCTTTCCCTCTTTCTAACAGTACATCTTGTGAATTAACTTTGTTTTCCCGACACTGTCACACATAATCAGTGTTAGTCTTGTTTGGACAGGAATCAAAATGACCCAGTCATTGGATTTAAACGTTGGGTTAAAAAAAGACGCAATtcctttttgcaaatccaatcagtgttCCACGTTGATTCAAAGTCATCACCTCAAATGTtggggttgaaatgacgtggaaacaacatggATTCAACCAGATTTCGCCCAGTGGGTTCTCAATGACTTCATGGTACAGTACAAGTGTAGTCTGCTGAACAGTTACAGTACATATAAAATGTATTGTTATTATTCAATCCGGTATCATTTTAAATGGGTAGATACATTTGGCATAGAATGTAGACTGAGTACAGGGCGACCGTTGTCACTTGGAATCCAAACGGAATATTCCTCTATTGTTTGGATTCCAGGCTAACTCTTTTGTATTCCACACATTGAAATGACATTTAGGCTGACATTTTATGATATTTGAAAATGAGCAGTATGTCCAAACATTAAGACATATCTTACATAAAACTATAATAAAATCCCATTAATCGTGCTTGCTGGGCAACACTATTGACTTTCCCGTGAGGTTAACTTGACATGGGGCTAAGACATCACAAAATGACATGTACAAAGGAATTGCAGTAAGAAATGTTCCCTTCCAAACTCCTCAGAATGCTACTGAGATTCGTTAGTAAAAGTGTGTTTTTAAAACAAGGAAACAGATGAGGACACATTGGATGGATATACAGGCAAATAAATGTGATTATGAGAAATGTATCTTCAAGAGGAAGAAAATTAAAAAAGGGTTGAAATAGTTTAACGGTAGAGTTATTGAACATCTTGGTGCTGCAAAAAAAGAATCGCACAACAGTGATTGTGGAAGGCAACAGAATGTAAAATGGAGTAAACTGACACTTGGAATCAATATTAAAGGCAACtttaaaagcatctgctaaaaaCTCAAGTTCATCAGACATGTGTTGAGGCCTATAAAACATTCAAATCTGATATAAAATCAAAGACACCATCTCCTGTGACCTGGTCTAGTCTGTGTTAGAAGTCTTGTCCCTAACAGGGAGTGTTTGGTCTATGATGCTTGGTGTCCTTTTTCCCTTTCAATCAATTTCAATACACATAAAATCACCAATATACAACAGCTAAAGCAACAAAAAGCAATACAAACACATTGAAACAGAACTAcagataaatacaaataaaaacaaaGGCGCCTTGATGATTTGACAAGTTTCCCTTTGTGAATGGTAATTTCATTTTTCTGCCAATAAGGAAAATCCTATATCCTCCGCCCAAATCGACTTGCTTTtgtcctctctcacacacccactctctTCATCCGCTCTCCAAGTCAGCATGATTCGGGTGCCATGATTGGATGTACCACGTAGGGGTGAGAGGTCATAGTTCATGATTATTTCCATAGTGGCAGACTGCTGGCAAACTGACTGCTGACTGTACAAGGAAGGTGCTGAATCCTGTGACGGGGAGGGGCGGTGTTGTGGAGTTGGCGTTGTCCTGGGGGGGGGTTGAAAAGGCCATGGAGGGAATGGCGAGTTAGGAGTCGTGATGGGGTTGGTCACTCGCAGGCCAGTTTGCTGTCAAAACTGGACAGGCCAATGGCGAAGGCTTGCAGGGCACACATGGGGTAGTTGTAGTCTAAGGTGAATACGTCCTCGGCCACTCTGCCAAACTGCATTACGATGTAGTCCgctgagggaagagagaagagacgaCTCAATAATGTGAAATCATTATTCCATTCTACCcaaggagagggagtgagaaatagagagtgaaaaatagcgagagaaagagaggagagaaagagccgAGGGAAGCACTGACGGATCGACTCACGATCGTTGTCATGGACGATCTGAAAGTTCTTGACGGAGGCCTGTGTAACGCGGCCGTGGAAATTGAGCACGTACGACTGGGTGTCGTCATTCCACACAGGGGCCTTGTTGTGCAGCTCGATCAGGTTCTCCACTGAGTGGTTCTGCCACTTACTTAGAAGGCTGTCCTGCtcctggaaacacacagacaacagggttgtattcattaggcactaaaCAGAAGAAATAGGACTGAAACAGGGAGTGACAACCTTGACTTACCCAAGAAGAACGCTCTATTTAGTTTTCCGTtgcgtgccctaatgaatacgacccagacATCCAAACCATCTAATCTGACATCACTCTCCAGTGACCACATCTCACAGCCCTTAGTGGGTTAGCCTCAGTTTCCATTACATGATGTTGACTTCAATACCCACTCCATTATTCAGATTGTGCTAAATTATTTTCTATTTCAAGGTGTAAGAATGCCAGAGTCTTAAATCAATCATGCCCTCTGACACACCCCTCTGCCTTACTGTGCATAACAAGTACAGTGACTACAAATGTTAGAAGAAGTGATTGGAGTTGTACAGTCCCGTGGGGCTGATACATACACTGTTTGGACGGACGGGAACCCTTTCAAAGTTCATGTTCATGCCTGGGATGATGACGGTCATCTTGCGGGGACCTTTGAACCCCAGAACGTTGGTCTCCTgcagagagaacacaggagatCAGAATGTCACACAACCTTACAGGTTCAATTAtatttgtgtgcgtgcgtgtgtgcgtgcatgtgtgtgtacactcACATAGCAGATGGCTGCGAGTTCCTGTCGTGTGTTGCTCTCCTCCAGCAAAGCTCCAGGGTTCTTACAGGGGTTGGTGCCTTGGTCATACACCGTGAACTTGGTCCCCATCAGGTTAGACCTGCAGGATGACCAGACCAATCACATTAGAGTCTACAATGTCCCTCCAGCACTCACAATCCCACTTCACACCCAATAGGGTTATCAGATGCAGCCGAGGGCTCAAAACAATATGGAAATTGTTCATCAACAAAGATTTAGAATTATATTTAGAGTTGTGAGACGAGTGAGATATGGTCCGACCTCACTTTCCCCATGAAGCTCTCTCCCTCGCGTGACAGGTCCGTGGCGTCCACTGAGATCAGGTAGTTGGACGTCTTGCTCTTTTTTCTTTTCCTCCCAGCCAGAAGAAACAGCTGGGTGAAACAAAGAGAGTAAACTCAG
Coding sequences:
- the LOC135515121 gene encoding protein mono-ADP-ribosyltransferase TIPARP-like — its product is MFTLHFDNMTLKDGEKYDRVRRLQNTTDPTKNPHLYTRWCFFWWNNLSWTKYKDVSFDLLDCLVKDVSKILLDKRDAGELECRLHILAVEYKVDFISMIQTNVTTGFQRAIRLRPFYRSLKSLRAHLRTGILLDGLAGTSTEPSPANFSVDPLGEFSTWYTPVWTPSSAPDQDYSMVDVPANTQAFQKVHSLFHKTLSETRVEIVSLHQIQNVLHWDKFQRYKEHMRKRGDIKEDGALERHMFHGTIGDFIEDICHNNFDPRVSGVNGFVYGYGSYFARDASYSNTFAAVSPDAGVRHMFLAKVLVGKVSVGKCKYRRPPPVRSTKEDYNLCVDQLVNPTIFVVFERCQCYPYYLIKYKELLVVDVNE